The proteins below are encoded in one region of Deltaproteobacteria bacterium:
- the rpsT gene encoding 30S ribosomal protein S20, which produces MAGKTAGQKKKLHTGRHASAIKRARQSENRRRYNRKYMKVLREAVKAVRVAVGGKQLTDAKTALKAAIPVIAQTARRGVIPKPRAARQISRLTTAVNKLAA; this is translated from the coding sequence ATGGCAGGCAAGACGGCAGGACAAAAGAAGAAGCTCCATACCGGTCGGCACGCCTCCGCGATCAAGCGGGCGCGGCAGAGCGAAAATCGACGCCGCTATAATCGGAAATATATGAAGGTGCTGCGCGAGGCCGTGAAGGCCGTCCGCGTCGCCGTCGGCGGAAAACAATTGACGGACGCCAAAACGGCCCTTAAGGCCGCCATTCCGGTCATCGCCCAAACGGCCCGCCGCGGCGTCATCCCCAAGCCCCGCGCCGCCCGCCAAATCTCGCGCCTAACGACCGCCGTCAACAAATTGGCGGCGTAA